The following coding sequences lie in one Heliangelus exortis chromosome 8, bHelExo1.hap1, whole genome shotgun sequence genomic window:
- the ELAVL4 gene encoding ELAV-like protein 4 isoform X2, whose product MLRYPQPLGCMRGGEGLSDMRSLLLRETVINESRNCSFMIISTMEPQVSNGPTSNTTNGPSSNSRNCPSPMQTGAATDDSKTNLIVNYLPQNMTQEEFRSLFGSIGEIESCKLVRDKITGQSLGYGFVNYIDPKDAEKAINTLNGLRLQTKTIKVSYARPSSASIRDANLYVSGLPKTMTQKELEQLFSQYGRIITSRILVDQVTGVSRGVGFIRFDKRIEAEEAIKGLNGQKPSGATEPITVKFANNPSQKTSQALLSQLYQSPNRRYPGPLHHQAQRFRLDNLLNMAYGVKRFSPITIDGMTSLVGMNIPGHTGTGWCIFVYNLSPDSDESVLWQLFGPFGAVNNVKVIRDFNTNKCKGFGFVTMTNYDEAAMAIASLNGYRLGDRVLQVSFKTNKTHKS is encoded by the exons ATAATTAGCACCATGGAGCCTCAGGTGTCGAATGGCCCTACTTCCAATACAACCAATGGACCCTCCAGCAACAGTAGAAACTGCCCTTCCCCCATGCAGACAGGGGCTGCTACAGATGACAGCAAAACCAACCTCATAGTCAACTATTTACCCCAGAACATGACCCAGGAAGAGTTCAGGAGTCTCTTTGGGAGCATTGGTGAAATTGAATCCTGCAAGCTTGTGAGGGACAAAATTACAG GGCAGAGTTTAGGGTATGGATTCGTTAATTACATTGATCCAAAGGATGCAGAGAAAGCCATTAACACTTTAAATGGACTCAGACTCCAGACCAAAACCATAAAG GTGTCCTATGCCCGTCCAAGTTCAGCATCGATCAGAGATGCAAACTTGTATGTCAGCGGCCTTCCGAAAACCATGACCCAGAAAGAATTAGAGCAGTTATTCTCACAATATGGGCGCATCATCACCTCACGGATTCTGGTTGATCAAGTCACAG GGGTTTCTCGAGGTGTGGGATTTATCCGTTTTGATAAGAGAATAGAGGCAGAAGAAGCCATAAAGGGACTAAATGGCCAGAAGCCTAGTGGTGCTACAGAACCAATTACTGTGAAGTTTGCCAATAACCCCAGCCAGAAAACAAGCCAGGCACTCCTTTCACAGCTGTATCAGTCTCCCAACAGACGTTACCCTGGACCACTTCACCACCAGGCTCAGAGATTCAG GCTGGACAATTTGCTTAATATGGCCTATGGCGTAAAGAG GTTTTCTCCAATCACAATTGATGGTATGACGAGCCTGGTCGGAATGAATATCCCTGGTCACACTGGGACTGGATGGTGCATCTTCGTCTACAACTTGTCACCCGACTCGGATGAGAGTGTGCTGTGGCAGTTGTTTGGTCCCTTTGGAGCAGTCAATAATGTCAAGGTGATCCGTGATTTCAACACCAACAAGTGCAAGGGATTTGGCTTTGTCACCATGACCAACTACGACGAAGCTGCCATGGCGATTGCCAGCCTTAATGGATACCGTTTAGGAGACAGAGTATTGCAAGTTTCCTTTAAAACCAATAAAACCCACAAATCCTGA
- the ELAVL4 gene encoding ELAV-like protein 4 isoform X10, whose translation MVMIISTMEPQVSNGPTSNTTNGPSSNSRNCPSPMQTGAATDDSKTNLIVNYLPQNMTQEEFRSLFGSIGEIESCKLVRDKITGQSLGYGFVNYIDPKDAEKAINTLNGLRLQTKTIKVSYARPSSASIRDANLYVSGLPKTMTQKELEQLFSQYGRIITSRILVDQVTGVSRGVGFIRFDKRIEAEEAIKGLNGQKPSGATEPITVKFANNPSQKTSQALLSQLYQSPNRRYPGPLHHQAQRFRLDNLLNMAYGVKRFSPITIDGMTSLVGMNIPGHTGTGWCIFVYNLSPDSDESVLWQLFGPFGAVNNVKVIRDFNTNKCKGFGFVTMTNYDEAAMAIASLNGYRLGDRVLQVSFKTNKTHKS comes from the exons ATAATTAGCACCATGGAGCCTCAGGTGTCGAATGGCCCTACTTCCAATACAACCAATGGACCCTCCAGCAACAGTAGAAACTGCCCTTCCCCCATGCAGACAGGGGCTGCTACAGATGACAGCAAAACCAACCTCATAGTCAACTATTTACCCCAGAACATGACCCAGGAAGAGTTCAGGAGTCTCTTTGGGAGCATTGGTGAAATTGAATCCTGCAAGCTTGTGAGGGACAAAATTACAG GGCAGAGTTTAGGGTATGGATTCGTTAATTACATTGATCCAAAGGATGCAGAGAAAGCCATTAACACTTTAAATGGACTCAGACTCCAGACCAAAACCATAAAG GTGTCCTATGCCCGTCCAAGTTCAGCATCGATCAGAGATGCAAACTTGTATGTCAGCGGCCTTCCGAAAACCATGACCCAGAAAGAATTAGAGCAGTTATTCTCACAATATGGGCGCATCATCACCTCACGGATTCTGGTTGATCAAGTCACAG GGGTTTCTCGAGGTGTGGGATTTATCCGTTTTGATAAGAGAATAGAGGCAGAAGAAGCCATAAAGGGACTAAATGGCCAGAAGCCTAGTGGTGCTACAGAACCAATTACTGTGAAGTTTGCCAATAACCCCAGCCAGAAAACAAGCCAGGCACTCCTTTCACAGCTGTATCAGTCTCCCAACAGACGTTACCCTGGACCACTTCACCACCAGGCTCAGAGATTCAG GCTGGACAATTTGCTTAATATGGCCTATGGCGTAAAGAG GTTTTCTCCAATCACAATTGATGGTATGACGAGCCTGGTCGGAATGAATATCCCTGGTCACACTGGGACTGGATGGTGCATCTTCGTCTACAACTTGTCACCCGACTCGGATGAGAGTGTGCTGTGGCAGTTGTTTGGTCCCTTTGGAGCAGTCAATAATGTCAAGGTGATCCGTGATTTCAACACCAACAAGTGCAAGGGATTTGGCTTTGTCACCATGACCAACTACGACGAAGCTGCCATGGCGATTGCCAGCCTTAATGGATACCGTTTAGGAGACAGAGTATTGCAAGTTTCCTTTAAAACCAATAAAACCCACAAATCCTGA
- the ELAVL4 gene encoding ELAV-like protein 4 isoform X8 codes for MVMIISTMEPQVSNGPTSNTTNGPSSNSRNCPSPMQTGAATDDSKTNLIVNYLPQNMTQEEFRSLFGSIGEIESCKLVRDKITGQSLGYGFVNYIDPKDAEKAINTLNGLRLQTKTIKVSYARPSSASIRDANLYVSGLPKTMTQKELEQLFSQYGRIITSRILVDQVTGVSRGVGFIRFDKRIEAEEAIKGLNGQKPSGATEPITVKFANNPSQKTSQALLSQLYQSPNRRYPGPLHHQAQRFRLDNLLNMAYGVKRPLFLLGRFSPITIDGMTSLVGMNIPGHTGTGWCIFVYNLSPDSDESVLWQLFGPFGAVNNVKVIRDFNTNKCKGFGFVTMTNYDEAAMAIASLNGYRLGDRVLQVSFKTNKTHKS; via the exons ATAATTAGCACCATGGAGCCTCAGGTGTCGAATGGCCCTACTTCCAATACAACCAATGGACCCTCCAGCAACAGTAGAAACTGCCCTTCCCCCATGCAGACAGGGGCTGCTACAGATGACAGCAAAACCAACCTCATAGTCAACTATTTACCCCAGAACATGACCCAGGAAGAGTTCAGGAGTCTCTTTGGGAGCATTGGTGAAATTGAATCCTGCAAGCTTGTGAGGGACAAAATTACAG GGCAGAGTTTAGGGTATGGATTCGTTAATTACATTGATCCAAAGGATGCAGAGAAAGCCATTAACACTTTAAATGGACTCAGACTCCAGACCAAAACCATAAAG GTGTCCTATGCCCGTCCAAGTTCAGCATCGATCAGAGATGCAAACTTGTATGTCAGCGGCCTTCCGAAAACCATGACCCAGAAAGAATTAGAGCAGTTATTCTCACAATATGGGCGCATCATCACCTCACGGATTCTGGTTGATCAAGTCACAG GGGTTTCTCGAGGTGTGGGATTTATCCGTTTTGATAAGAGAATAGAGGCAGAAGAAGCCATAAAGGGACTAAATGGCCAGAAGCCTAGTGGTGCTACAGAACCAATTACTGTGAAGTTTGCCAATAACCCCAGCCAGAAAACAAGCCAGGCACTCCTTTCACAGCTGTATCAGTCTCCCAACAGACGTTACCCTGGACCACTTCACCACCAGGCTCAGAGATTCAG GCTGGACAATTTGCTTAATATGGCCTATGGCGTAAAGAG ACCCCTCTTTTTACTCGGTAGGTTTTCTCCAATCACAATTGATGGTATGACGAGCCTGGTCGGAATGAATATCCCTGGTCACACTGGGACTGGATGGTGCATCTTCGTCTACAACTTGTCACCCGACTCGGATGAGAGTGTGCTGTGGCAGTTGTTTGGTCCCTTTGGAGCAGTCAATAATGTCAAGGTGATCCGTGATTTCAACACCAACAAGTGCAAGGGATTTGGCTTTGTCACCATGACCAACTACGACGAAGCTGCCATGGCGATTGCCAGCCTTAATGGATACCGTTTAGGAGACAGAGTATTGCAAGTTTCCTTTAAAACCAATAAAACCCACAAATCCTGA
- the ELAVL4 gene encoding ELAV-like protein 4 isoform X9, translating to MEWNGLKMIISTMEPQVSNGPTSNTTNGPSSNSRNCPSPMQTGAATDDSKTNLIVNYLPQNMTQEEFRSLFGSIGEIESCKLVRDKITGQSLGYGFVNYIDPKDAEKAINTLNGLRLQTKTIKVSYARPSSASIRDANLYVSGLPKTMTQKELEQLFSQYGRIITSRILVDQVTGVSRGVGFIRFDKRIEAEEAIKGLNGQKPSGATEPITVKFANNPSQKTSQALLSQLYQSPNRRYPGPLHHQAQRFRLDNLLNMAYGVKRFSPITIDGMTSLVGMNIPGHTGTGWCIFVYNLSPDSDESVLWQLFGPFGAVNNVKVIRDFNTNKCKGFGFVTMTNYDEAAMAIASLNGYRLGDRVLQVSFKTNKTHKS from the exons ATAATTAGCACCATGGAGCCTCAGGTGTCGAATGGCCCTACTTCCAATACAACCAATGGACCCTCCAGCAACAGTAGAAACTGCCCTTCCCCCATGCAGACAGGGGCTGCTACAGATGACAGCAAAACCAACCTCATAGTCAACTATTTACCCCAGAACATGACCCAGGAAGAGTTCAGGAGTCTCTTTGGGAGCATTGGTGAAATTGAATCCTGCAAGCTTGTGAGGGACAAAATTACAG GGCAGAGTTTAGGGTATGGATTCGTTAATTACATTGATCCAAAGGATGCAGAGAAAGCCATTAACACTTTAAATGGACTCAGACTCCAGACCAAAACCATAAAG GTGTCCTATGCCCGTCCAAGTTCAGCATCGATCAGAGATGCAAACTTGTATGTCAGCGGCCTTCCGAAAACCATGACCCAGAAAGAATTAGAGCAGTTATTCTCACAATATGGGCGCATCATCACCTCACGGATTCTGGTTGATCAAGTCACAG GGGTTTCTCGAGGTGTGGGATTTATCCGTTTTGATAAGAGAATAGAGGCAGAAGAAGCCATAAAGGGACTAAATGGCCAGAAGCCTAGTGGTGCTACAGAACCAATTACTGTGAAGTTTGCCAATAACCCCAGCCAGAAAACAAGCCAGGCACTCCTTTCACAGCTGTATCAGTCTCCCAACAGACGTTACCCTGGACCACTTCACCACCAGGCTCAGAGATTCAG GCTGGACAATTTGCTTAATATGGCCTATGGCGTAAAGAG GTTTTCTCCAATCACAATTGATGGTATGACGAGCCTGGTCGGAATGAATATCCCTGGTCACACTGGGACTGGATGGTGCATCTTCGTCTACAACTTGTCACCCGACTCGGATGAGAGTGTGCTGTGGCAGTTGTTTGGTCCCTTTGGAGCAGTCAATAATGTCAAGGTGATCCGTGATTTCAACACCAACAAGTGCAAGGGATTTGGCTTTGTCACCATGACCAACTACGACGAAGCTGCCATGGCGATTGCCAGCCTTAATGGATACCGTTTAGGAGACAGAGTATTGCAAGTTTCCTTTAAAACCAATAAAACCCACAAATCCTGA
- the ELAVL4 gene encoding ELAV-like protein 4 isoform X6 — MEWNGLKMIISTMEPQVSNGPTSNTTNGPSSNSRNCPSPMQTGAATDDSKTNLIVNYLPQNMTQEEFRSLFGSIGEIESCKLVRDKITGQSLGYGFVNYIDPKDAEKAINTLNGLRLQTKTIKVSYARPSSASIRDANLYVSGLPKTMTQKELEQLFSQYGRIITSRILVDQVTGVSRGVGFIRFDKRIEAEEAIKGLNGQKPSGATEPITVKFANNPSQKTSQALLSQLYQSPNRRYPGPLHHQAQRFRLDNLLNMAYGVKRPLFLLGRFSPITIDGMTSLVGMNIPGHTGTGWCIFVYNLSPDSDESVLWQLFGPFGAVNNVKVIRDFNTNKCKGFGFVTMTNYDEAAMAIASLNGYRLGDRVLQVSFKTNKTHKS; from the exons ATAATTAGCACCATGGAGCCTCAGGTGTCGAATGGCCCTACTTCCAATACAACCAATGGACCCTCCAGCAACAGTAGAAACTGCCCTTCCCCCATGCAGACAGGGGCTGCTACAGATGACAGCAAAACCAACCTCATAGTCAACTATTTACCCCAGAACATGACCCAGGAAGAGTTCAGGAGTCTCTTTGGGAGCATTGGTGAAATTGAATCCTGCAAGCTTGTGAGGGACAAAATTACAG GGCAGAGTTTAGGGTATGGATTCGTTAATTACATTGATCCAAAGGATGCAGAGAAAGCCATTAACACTTTAAATGGACTCAGACTCCAGACCAAAACCATAAAG GTGTCCTATGCCCGTCCAAGTTCAGCATCGATCAGAGATGCAAACTTGTATGTCAGCGGCCTTCCGAAAACCATGACCCAGAAAGAATTAGAGCAGTTATTCTCACAATATGGGCGCATCATCACCTCACGGATTCTGGTTGATCAAGTCACAG GGGTTTCTCGAGGTGTGGGATTTATCCGTTTTGATAAGAGAATAGAGGCAGAAGAAGCCATAAAGGGACTAAATGGCCAGAAGCCTAGTGGTGCTACAGAACCAATTACTGTGAAGTTTGCCAATAACCCCAGCCAGAAAACAAGCCAGGCACTCCTTTCACAGCTGTATCAGTCTCCCAACAGACGTTACCCTGGACCACTTCACCACCAGGCTCAGAGATTCAG GCTGGACAATTTGCTTAATATGGCCTATGGCGTAAAGAG ACCCCTCTTTTTACTCGGTAGGTTTTCTCCAATCACAATTGATGGTATGACGAGCCTGGTCGGAATGAATATCCCTGGTCACACTGGGACTGGATGGTGCATCTTCGTCTACAACTTGTCACCCGACTCGGATGAGAGTGTGCTGTGGCAGTTGTTTGGTCCCTTTGGAGCAGTCAATAATGTCAAGGTGATCCGTGATTTCAACACCAACAAGTGCAAGGGATTTGGCTTTGTCACCATGACCAACTACGACGAAGCTGCCATGGCGATTGCCAGCCTTAATGGATACCGTTTAGGAGACAGAGTATTGCAAGTTTCCTTTAAAACCAATAAAACCCACAAATCCTGA
- the ELAVL4 gene encoding ELAV-like protein 4 isoform X7: MRVQSAIISTMEPQVSNGPTSNTTNGPSSNSRNCPSPMQTGAATDDSKTNLIVNYLPQNMTQEEFRSLFGSIGEIESCKLVRDKITGQSLGYGFVNYIDPKDAEKAINTLNGLRLQTKTIKVSYARPSSASIRDANLYVSGLPKTMTQKELEQLFSQYGRIITSRILVDQVTGVSRGVGFIRFDKRIEAEEAIKGLNGQKPSGATEPITVKFANNPSQKTSQALLSQLYQSPNRRYPGPLHHQAQRFRLDNLLNMAYGVKRPLFLLGRFSPITIDGMTSLVGMNIPGHTGTGWCIFVYNLSPDSDESVLWQLFGPFGAVNNVKVIRDFNTNKCKGFGFVTMTNYDEAAMAIASLNGYRLGDRVLQVSFKTNKTHKS; the protein is encoded by the exons ATAATTAGCACCATGGAGCCTCAGGTGTCGAATGGCCCTACTTCCAATACAACCAATGGACCCTCCAGCAACAGTAGAAACTGCCCTTCCCCCATGCAGACAGGGGCTGCTACAGATGACAGCAAAACCAACCTCATAGTCAACTATTTACCCCAGAACATGACCCAGGAAGAGTTCAGGAGTCTCTTTGGGAGCATTGGTGAAATTGAATCCTGCAAGCTTGTGAGGGACAAAATTACAG GGCAGAGTTTAGGGTATGGATTCGTTAATTACATTGATCCAAAGGATGCAGAGAAAGCCATTAACACTTTAAATGGACTCAGACTCCAGACCAAAACCATAAAG GTGTCCTATGCCCGTCCAAGTTCAGCATCGATCAGAGATGCAAACTTGTATGTCAGCGGCCTTCCGAAAACCATGACCCAGAAAGAATTAGAGCAGTTATTCTCACAATATGGGCGCATCATCACCTCACGGATTCTGGTTGATCAAGTCACAG GGGTTTCTCGAGGTGTGGGATTTATCCGTTTTGATAAGAGAATAGAGGCAGAAGAAGCCATAAAGGGACTAAATGGCCAGAAGCCTAGTGGTGCTACAGAACCAATTACTGTGAAGTTTGCCAATAACCCCAGCCAGAAAACAAGCCAGGCACTCCTTTCACAGCTGTATCAGTCTCCCAACAGACGTTACCCTGGACCACTTCACCACCAGGCTCAGAGATTCAG GCTGGACAATTTGCTTAATATGGCCTATGGCGTAAAGAG ACCCCTCTTTTTACTCGGTAGGTTTTCTCCAATCACAATTGATGGTATGACGAGCCTGGTCGGAATGAATATCCCTGGTCACACTGGGACTGGATGGTGCATCTTCGTCTACAACTTGTCACCCGACTCGGATGAGAGTGTGCTGTGGCAGTTGTTTGGTCCCTTTGGAGCAGTCAATAATGTCAAGGTGATCCGTGATTTCAACACCAACAAGTGCAAGGGATTTGGCTTTGTCACCATGACCAACTACGACGAAGCTGCCATGGCGATTGCCAGCCTTAATGGATACCGTTTAGGAGACAGAGTATTGCAAGTTTCCTTTAAAACCAATAAAACCCACAAATCCTGA
- the ELAVL4 gene encoding ELAV-like protein 4 isoform X5, with protein sequence MFEISRTLNAALLNNEIISTMEPQVSNGPTSNTTNGPSSNSRNCPSPMQTGAATDDSKTNLIVNYLPQNMTQEEFRSLFGSIGEIESCKLVRDKITGQSLGYGFVNYIDPKDAEKAINTLNGLRLQTKTIKVSYARPSSASIRDANLYVSGLPKTMTQKELEQLFSQYGRIITSRILVDQVTGVSRGVGFIRFDKRIEAEEAIKGLNGQKPSGATEPITVKFANNPSQKTSQALLSQLYQSPNRRYPGPLHHQAQRFRLDNLLNMAYGVKRFSPITIDGMTSLVGMNIPGHTGTGWCIFVYNLSPDSDESVLWQLFGPFGAVNNVKVIRDFNTNKCKGFGFVTMTNYDEAAMAIASLNGYRLGDRVLQVSFKTNKTHKS encoded by the exons ATAATTAGCACCATGGAGCCTCAGGTGTCGAATGGCCCTACTTCCAATACAACCAATGGACCCTCCAGCAACAGTAGAAACTGCCCTTCCCCCATGCAGACAGGGGCTGCTACAGATGACAGCAAAACCAACCTCATAGTCAACTATTTACCCCAGAACATGACCCAGGAAGAGTTCAGGAGTCTCTTTGGGAGCATTGGTGAAATTGAATCCTGCAAGCTTGTGAGGGACAAAATTACAG GGCAGAGTTTAGGGTATGGATTCGTTAATTACATTGATCCAAAGGATGCAGAGAAAGCCATTAACACTTTAAATGGACTCAGACTCCAGACCAAAACCATAAAG GTGTCCTATGCCCGTCCAAGTTCAGCATCGATCAGAGATGCAAACTTGTATGTCAGCGGCCTTCCGAAAACCATGACCCAGAAAGAATTAGAGCAGTTATTCTCACAATATGGGCGCATCATCACCTCACGGATTCTGGTTGATCAAGTCACAG GGGTTTCTCGAGGTGTGGGATTTATCCGTTTTGATAAGAGAATAGAGGCAGAAGAAGCCATAAAGGGACTAAATGGCCAGAAGCCTAGTGGTGCTACAGAACCAATTACTGTGAAGTTTGCCAATAACCCCAGCCAGAAAACAAGCCAGGCACTCCTTTCACAGCTGTATCAGTCTCCCAACAGACGTTACCCTGGACCACTTCACCACCAGGCTCAGAGATTCAG GCTGGACAATTTGCTTAATATGGCCTATGGCGTAAAGAG GTTTTCTCCAATCACAATTGATGGTATGACGAGCCTGGTCGGAATGAATATCCCTGGTCACACTGGGACTGGATGGTGCATCTTCGTCTACAACTTGTCACCCGACTCGGATGAGAGTGTGCTGTGGCAGTTGTTTGGTCCCTTTGGAGCAGTCAATAATGTCAAGGTGATCCGTGATTTCAACACCAACAAGTGCAAGGGATTTGGCTTTGTCACCATGACCAACTACGACGAAGCTGCCATGGCGATTGCCAGCCTTAATGGATACCGTTTAGGAGACAGAGTATTGCAAGTTTCCTTTAAAACCAATAAAACCCACAAATCCTGA
- the ELAVL4 gene encoding ELAV-like protein 4 isoform X1 yields MLRYPQPLGCMRGGEGLSDMRSLLLRETVINESRNCSFMIISTMEPQVSNGPTSNTTNGPSSNSRNCPSPMQTGAATDDSKTNLIVNYLPQNMTQEEFRSLFGSIGEIESCKLVRDKITGQSLGYGFVNYIDPKDAEKAINTLNGLRLQTKTIKVSYARPSSASIRDANLYVSGLPKTMTQKELEQLFSQYGRIITSRILVDQVTGVSRGVGFIRFDKRIEAEEAIKGLNGQKPSGATEPITVKFANNPSQKTSQALLSQLYQSPNRRYPGPLHHQAQRFRLDNLLNMAYGVKRPLFLLGRFSPITIDGMTSLVGMNIPGHTGTGWCIFVYNLSPDSDESVLWQLFGPFGAVNNVKVIRDFNTNKCKGFGFVTMTNYDEAAMAIASLNGYRLGDRVLQVSFKTNKTHKS; encoded by the exons ATAATTAGCACCATGGAGCCTCAGGTGTCGAATGGCCCTACTTCCAATACAACCAATGGACCCTCCAGCAACAGTAGAAACTGCCCTTCCCCCATGCAGACAGGGGCTGCTACAGATGACAGCAAAACCAACCTCATAGTCAACTATTTACCCCAGAACATGACCCAGGAAGAGTTCAGGAGTCTCTTTGGGAGCATTGGTGAAATTGAATCCTGCAAGCTTGTGAGGGACAAAATTACAG GGCAGAGTTTAGGGTATGGATTCGTTAATTACATTGATCCAAAGGATGCAGAGAAAGCCATTAACACTTTAAATGGACTCAGACTCCAGACCAAAACCATAAAG GTGTCCTATGCCCGTCCAAGTTCAGCATCGATCAGAGATGCAAACTTGTATGTCAGCGGCCTTCCGAAAACCATGACCCAGAAAGAATTAGAGCAGTTATTCTCACAATATGGGCGCATCATCACCTCACGGATTCTGGTTGATCAAGTCACAG GGGTTTCTCGAGGTGTGGGATTTATCCGTTTTGATAAGAGAATAGAGGCAGAAGAAGCCATAAAGGGACTAAATGGCCAGAAGCCTAGTGGTGCTACAGAACCAATTACTGTGAAGTTTGCCAATAACCCCAGCCAGAAAACAAGCCAGGCACTCCTTTCACAGCTGTATCAGTCTCCCAACAGACGTTACCCTGGACCACTTCACCACCAGGCTCAGAGATTCAG GCTGGACAATTTGCTTAATATGGCCTATGGCGTAAAGAG ACCCCTCTTTTTACTCGGTAGGTTTTCTCCAATCACAATTGATGGTATGACGAGCCTGGTCGGAATGAATATCCCTGGTCACACTGGGACTGGATGGTGCATCTTCGTCTACAACTTGTCACCCGACTCGGATGAGAGTGTGCTGTGGCAGTTGTTTGGTCCCTTTGGAGCAGTCAATAATGTCAAGGTGATCCGTGATTTCAACACCAACAAGTGCAAGGGATTTGGCTTTGTCACCATGACCAACTACGACGAAGCTGCCATGGCGATTGCCAGCCTTAATGGATACCGTTTAGGAGACAGAGTATTGCAAGTTTCCTTTAAAACCAATAAAACCCACAAATCCTGA
- the ELAVL4 gene encoding ELAV-like protein 4 isoform X4, giving the protein MFEISRTLNAALLNNEIISTMEPQVSNGPTSNTTNGPSSNSRNCPSPMQTGAATDDSKTNLIVNYLPQNMTQEEFRSLFGSIGEIESCKLVRDKITGQSLGYGFVNYIDPKDAEKAINTLNGLRLQTKTIKVSYARPSSASIRDANLYVSGLPKTMTQKELEQLFSQYGRIITSRILVDQVTGVSRGVGFIRFDKRIEAEEAIKGLNGQKPSGATEPITVKFANNPSQKTSQALLSQLYQSPNRRYPGPLHHQAQRFRLDNLLNMAYGVKRPLFLLGRFSPITIDGMTSLVGMNIPGHTGTGWCIFVYNLSPDSDESVLWQLFGPFGAVNNVKVIRDFNTNKCKGFGFVTMTNYDEAAMAIASLNGYRLGDRVLQVSFKTNKTHKS; this is encoded by the exons ATAATTAGCACCATGGAGCCTCAGGTGTCGAATGGCCCTACTTCCAATACAACCAATGGACCCTCCAGCAACAGTAGAAACTGCCCTTCCCCCATGCAGACAGGGGCTGCTACAGATGACAGCAAAACCAACCTCATAGTCAACTATTTACCCCAGAACATGACCCAGGAAGAGTTCAGGAGTCTCTTTGGGAGCATTGGTGAAATTGAATCCTGCAAGCTTGTGAGGGACAAAATTACAG GGCAGAGTTTAGGGTATGGATTCGTTAATTACATTGATCCAAAGGATGCAGAGAAAGCCATTAACACTTTAAATGGACTCAGACTCCAGACCAAAACCATAAAG GTGTCCTATGCCCGTCCAAGTTCAGCATCGATCAGAGATGCAAACTTGTATGTCAGCGGCCTTCCGAAAACCATGACCCAGAAAGAATTAGAGCAGTTATTCTCACAATATGGGCGCATCATCACCTCACGGATTCTGGTTGATCAAGTCACAG GGGTTTCTCGAGGTGTGGGATTTATCCGTTTTGATAAGAGAATAGAGGCAGAAGAAGCCATAAAGGGACTAAATGGCCAGAAGCCTAGTGGTGCTACAGAACCAATTACTGTGAAGTTTGCCAATAACCCCAGCCAGAAAACAAGCCAGGCACTCCTTTCACAGCTGTATCAGTCTCCCAACAGACGTTACCCTGGACCACTTCACCACCAGGCTCAGAGATTCAG GCTGGACAATTTGCTTAATATGGCCTATGGCGTAAAGAG ACCCCTCTTTTTACTCGGTAGGTTTTCTCCAATCACAATTGATGGTATGACGAGCCTGGTCGGAATGAATATCCCTGGTCACACTGGGACTGGATGGTGCATCTTCGTCTACAACTTGTCACCCGACTCGGATGAGAGTGTGCTGTGGCAGTTGTTTGGTCCCTTTGGAGCAGTCAATAATGTCAAGGTGATCCGTGATTTCAACACCAACAAGTGCAAGGGATTTGGCTTTGTCACCATGACCAACTACGACGAAGCTGCCATGGCGATTGCCAGCCTTAATGGATACCGTTTAGGAGACAGAGTATTGCAAGTTTCCTTTAAAACCAATAAAACCCACAAATCCTGA